In Chryseobacterium oranimense, a single window of DNA contains:
- a CDS encoding patatin-like phospholipase family protein, whose translation MKTEILDKILEENVLSGASKEKLSALHENISSKEFSDLLDVQGNQYVEFVQEGGGVWGSALVGYLYGLEIFGIRFLKVAGTSAGAINTMLIAACKTKEEAKSEIIKDILFSWNFADFMDGKSYVKTTIHAILNNKDFFKINAIILAVIMIILVIIPFAARPETTLNAKLLFLVPLIPVVIAFFCIKKFYNDFRKQNSGFNPGNTFLHTMESVLDGFGIKTVAHLNEKFIRKEYDLNLNYRYGNNQEYYAIALKSIEAIKDKNIEHIDQTSYRIFYESAVGNDYYKNNPFYQLRSEYVVITTDINAKIKVELPTMANLYWSEEELKHISPAEFVRASMSVPFFFEPFQKRINKDDDSVKYAWKFWMNTKPEGIYPAGLFIDGGSISNFPIDIFHASDIFYPRMPLFGVQLTSDSDLLSEKGKTSEEILKTPFSYAGNIISTLKGFNDKSFLTKHSFYRLYSIQSVNCGTSSWLNFFMKREEKEDLFNRGFQAALDFLNQFDWEKYKYERMMLSMKEKKILKEEDTKTVG comes from the coding sequence ATGAAAACTGAAATTTTAGATAAAATCCTTGAGGAAAATGTACTTTCCGGAGCGTCTAAAGAAAAACTGTCTGCATTGCATGAAAATATTTCTTCCAAAGAGTTCTCCGACCTGCTGGATGTCCAGGGAAACCAATATGTGGAATTTGTTCAGGAAGGAGGCGGTGTCTGGGGAAGCGCATTAGTAGGCTACCTTTACGGGCTGGAAATATTCGGGATCCGTTTTCTGAAAGTCGCGGGAACCAGTGCAGGAGCCATCAACACGATGCTTATTGCGGCCTGTAAAACCAAGGAGGAAGCTAAGAGTGAAATCATCAAAGATATTCTCTTCAGCTGGAATTTCGCTGATTTCATGGATGGGAAAAGTTATGTAAAAACCACTATCCATGCGATTCTTAACAATAAGGATTTCTTTAAAATTAATGCTATCATTCTGGCCGTTATCATGATCATCCTGGTGATTATTCCTTTTGCTGCCCGGCCGGAAACAACACTCAATGCCAAGCTGCTTTTTCTGGTTCCTTTAATACCTGTAGTTATTGCTTTTTTCTGCATCAAAAAGTTCTATAATGATTTCAGAAAGCAAAACAGTGGGTTTAATCCCGGAAATACGTTTCTGCATACGATGGAAAGTGTTCTGGATGGTTTCGGAATCAAAACAGTGGCTCATCTTAATGAAAAATTTATCCGGAAAGAATATGATCTGAACCTGAATTACCGCTACGGAAACAATCAGGAGTATTATGCGATTGCCCTAAAAAGCATTGAGGCAATCAAGGATAAAAATATTGAGCATATTGATCAGACCAGCTACAGGATATTCTATGAAAGTGCCGTGGGCAACGATTATTATAAAAACAATCCTTTTTATCAGCTCCGTTCGGAATATGTTGTGATTACTACCGATATTAATGCCAAGATCAAGGTAGAGCTTCCTACCATGGCCAATTTATACTGGTCGGAGGAGGAACTGAAGCATATCAGTCCCGCTGAATTCGTCAGGGCATCGATGTCTGTTCCGTTCTTTTTTGAGCCATTTCAAAAGAGGATTAATAAGGATGATGATTCTGTGAAATACGCCTGGAAATTCTGGATGAACACCAAACCGGAAGGCATCTACCCTGCCGGGCTTTTTATTGATGGTGGAAGTATTTCCAATTTTCCGATCGATATTTTTCACGCAAGCGATATATTTTATCCCAGGATGCCGCTTTTCGGGGTACAGCTTACAAGTGATTCGGATCTTCTTTCAGAAAAAGGAAAAACCAGTGAAGAAATTCTCAAAACCCCTTTTTCATATGCCGGAAACATCATCAGTACTTTAAAAGGCTTTAATGACAAATCTTTTCTGACCAAACATAGTTTTTATCGCCTTTACAGTATCCAGAGCGTAAACTGCGGAACGAGCAGCTGGCTTAATTTCTTCATGAAAAGAGAAGAAAAAGAGGATCTTTTCAACAGAGGCTTTCAGGCTGCCCTTGATTTTTTGAATCAGTTCGATTGGGAGAAATACAAATATGAAAGAATGATGCTTTCGATGAAGGAGAAAAAGATTTTGAAGGAAGAGGATACGAAGACGGTGGGGTAA
- a CDS encoding CorA family divalent cation transporter: MPIDTIYRDSQCEWVDVEAPTAEDLKFLHERYEINNLLLEDTMDPNHLPKYEEDGNIKFYLLRESTELERKNLNTISDISTKIGIFLLDNTIITIHRMKTRSITETKKQISSMQADIPPSKIALVIALLIMKSFDDESISLMETMDNIENEIFLKNTNHTNQIRRLYKLKRKSGLNSRVLTISTDAVDKFKLLNLQDSEIVDLKDKHKDVVADFDHLNIQITNLISMFLALSDQKANQVMKVLAIYSVYFLPITFIAGVYGMNFDNMPELHHKYGYFITLGIMALVVICTFIYARRKQW, encoded by the coding sequence ATGCCAATCGACACGATATACAGAGACTCCCAATGTGAATGGGTAGATGTAGAGGCTCCCACAGCGGAAGACCTGAAATTTCTTCACGAAAGATATGAAATCAATAATCTTCTTCTGGAAGATACGATGGACCCGAACCACCTTCCGAAATATGAAGAGGATGGCAATATTAAATTTTACCTCCTCCGTGAAAGTACAGAACTGGAGCGGAAAAATCTCAATACGATAAGCGATATCAGTACGAAAATCGGAATTTTCCTGCTGGATAATACAATTATCACCATCCACAGGATGAAGACCAGGAGCATTACAGAGACAAAGAAACAGATTTCTTCGATGCAGGCAGATATTCCGCCTTCAAAAATAGCTTTGGTAATTGCCCTCCTGATTATGAAGAGCTTTGATGATGAATCCATCAGTCTTATGGAAACCATGGACAATATTGAAAATGAGATCTTTCTTAAAAATACCAACCATACCAACCAGATCAGAAGACTGTACAAGCTGAAAAGGAAATCAGGGCTGAATTCAAGGGTACTGACCATTTCCACAGATGCTGTAGACAAATTTAAACTGTTAAACCTCCAGGATTCCGAAATCGTCGATTTAAAAGACAAACATAAGGACGTTGTGGCGGATTTTGACCATCTTAATATCCAGATTACCAACCTTATTTCGATGTTCCTGGCGCTTTCGGACCAAAAGGCCAACCAGGTGATGAAAGTGCTTGCCATTTATTCGGTTTATTTCTTACCAATCACTTTTATTGCCGGTGTTTACGGGATGAATTTTGATAATATGCCGGAACTTCATCATAAATATGGCTATTTTATTACCTTAGGCATTATGGCTTTGGTGGTGATCTGCACATTTATTTATGCAAGACGTAAGCAGTGGTAG
- a CDS encoding 3-oxoacyl-ACP synthase III family protein: protein MIKSTIKGIGFYVPDNVVTNDDLAKLMTTNDEWITERTGIKERRHRKNRNDSQETTAYLAFKASEKALEKAGLTAQDIDYIVFATLSPDYYFPGCGVLLQDMLGCDTIGALDVRNQCSGFVYAVSVANAFIKSGTYKNILVVGAEIHSFGLDFSDEGRGVSVIFGDGAGAIILSATEDENAGDILAVNMHSEGKYADELCTQFPGSKFGWSDRMRKEPENVTNKEVYPIMNGNFVFKHAVTRFPETMMEALNKAGKTIEDLDMFIPHQANLRIAQFVQQKFGLPDEKIHNNIQKYGNTTAASIPIALSEAIEEGKIKRGDLVLLSAFGSGFTWGSVLFEY, encoded by the coding sequence ATGATTAAAAGTACAATAAAAGGGATCGGATTTTATGTTCCAGATAATGTTGTTACGAATGATGATTTAGCAAAGCTGATGACCACCAATGACGAATGGATTACGGAAAGAACGGGCATCAAAGAAAGAAGACACAGAAAAAACAGAAATGATTCTCAGGAAACCACTGCTTATTTAGCATTTAAAGCTTCTGAAAAAGCTCTTGAAAAAGCGGGACTTACTGCTCAGGATATAGATTATATAGTTTTTGCGACCCTTTCTCCGGATTATTATTTCCCTGGCTGCGGAGTATTGCTTCAGGACATGCTGGGCTGTGATACCATCGGTGCTCTGGATGTAAGAAACCAATGTTCCGGATTTGTGTATGCGGTGAGTGTTGCCAATGCTTTTATCAAATCAGGAACTTATAAAAATATCCTTGTGGTAGGAGCAGAAATACATTCTTTCGGGCTGGATTTTTCCGATGAAGGAAGAGGCGTTTCTGTGATTTTCGGAGATGGAGCAGGAGCTATCATACTATCTGCCACCGAAGATGAAAATGCAGGAGATATTTTAGCCGTAAATATGCATTCGGAAGGGAAATATGCAGATGAACTGTGTACTCAGTTTCCCGGATCCAAATTCGGATGGAGCGACAGGATGAGAAAAGAACCTGAAAATGTAACGAATAAAGAAGTTTATCCCATCATGAACGGTAATTTTGTCTTCAAGCATGCCGTGACAAGATTTCCTGAAACAATGATGGAAGCCTTGAACAAGGCTGGAAAAACAATAGAAGATCTTGATATGTTCATTCCTCACCAGGCCAATCTTAGAATTGCTCAGTTTGTACAGCAGAAATTCGGACTTCCGGATGAAAAGATCCATAACAATATCCAGAAATACGGAAATACAACGGCAGCTTCCATCCCTATTGCATTAAGCGAGGCTATTGAAGAAGGAAAAATCAAAAGAGGAGATCTTGTGCTTCTTTCCGCTTTCGGAAGTGGATTCACCTGGGGAAGTGTATTGTTTGAATATTAA